AGCGCCCGGCGTTGCGCGCCAGCCGTCGTCATACCGAAAGACGAGGTGGCGGTTGTCGGCAGCGTACACGTGCCCGGCAACTTGGCCGTGCAGCAGCACGGCAAGGCGAGGTTTGGACGACCGCGTGAGCCGGCTGCGTGTATTGCTCGTCATCGGTCAGTCGCTGGCTGAACGGCCGCTCGTCACGATCTCTTCCGCGTGCGTCGCCCTGCAACCACGCTCGGCCATTCCGTGTTGGACCTGGTGCCGGGTGCAACGGTCAGCGCGGCGATGATCTCGCCAAGGTCCACCGGTGGGAGCGGGCTTGCACCGGCCGATCGCGTCTTGCGAGTCCTCCGCTGCGCAGTCGCTGCTGAGGTGCCGTGCGCCTCCACCCGTACCGCGAGCCCGAGCGCCTGCACCGCCTTGAGCGCCAGCCCCAACTCCGCGCTCGGCTTCCC
The nucleotide sequence above comes from Gemmatimonadota bacterium. Encoded proteins:
- a CDS encoding helix-turn-helix domain-containing protein, with the translated sequence MQKSVTPATFGALVRDARTAAGISQSELGERIGASRFWVAQFEKGKPSAELGLALKAVQALGLAVRVEAHGTSAATAQRRTRKTRSAGASPLPPVDLGEIIAALTVAPGTRSNTEWPSVVAGRRTRKRS